A genomic window from Vitis riparia cultivar Riparia Gloire de Montpellier isolate 1030 chromosome 16, EGFV_Vit.rip_1.0, whole genome shotgun sequence includes:
- the LOC117933229 gene encoding receptor-like protein 7: MDPGCEPLSLPFAFLSSIENMGSTLCLFMFMRFLLLLSSFYPVVADSSSFMQQPLCHDSESSALLQFKQSFLIDGHASGDPSAYPKVAMWKSHGEEGSDCCSWDGVECDRETGHVIGLHLASSCLYGSINSSNTLFSLVHLRRLDLSDNDFNYSEIPFGVGQLLRLRSLNLSDSAFAGQIPSELLALSKLVFLDLSGNPMLQLQKPSLRNLVQNLAHLKKLQLSQVNISSTIPHELENLSCLTTLFLRGCGLHGEFPVNIFQLPSLKFLSVSHNPDLIGYLPEFQETSPLKILRLTNTSFSGELPTSIGRLGSLTELDIRLCNFTGSVPSPLGHLPQLSYLDLQNNYFSGQIPSSMANLTQLTYLDLSFNNFTLGTLAWLGEQTKLTALYLRQINLIGEIPFSLVNMSQLTTLTLARNQLSGQIPSWLMNLTQLTILDLGTNNLEGGIPSSLFELVNLQFLSVADNSLNGTVELNMLLKLKNLTSFQLSNNRLSLLGYTRTNVTLPKFKLLGLDSCNLTEFPDFLQNQDELEVLSLANNKIHGLIPKWIWNISQENLGALDLSGNLLTGFDQHPVVLPWSRLRSLKLDFNMLQGPLPIPPPSTRGYSVSGNKLTGEISPLICKMSSLMLLDLSSNNLSGRIPQCLANLSKSLSVLDLGSNSLDGPIPQTCTVPNNLRVIDLGENQFQGQIPRSFANCMMLEHLVLGNNQIDDIFPFWLGALPQLQVLILRSNRFHGAIGSWHSNFRFPKLRIVDLSDNKFIGDLPSEYFQNWDAMKLTDIANDLRYMQARPEFQIPGYGWTARVRYMYSMTMTNRGMQRFYEKIPDIFIAIDFSGNNFKGQIPTSVGNLNGLHLLNLGSNNLTGHIPSSLGDLTQLESLDLSQNQLSGEIPLQLTRLTFLAFFNVSHNHLTGPIPQGNQFTTFPNASFDGNPGLCGSPLSRACGSSKASPPTSSSSKQGSTSEFDWKFVLMGYGSGLVIGVSIGYYLTSWKHEWFMKTFGKRQRKWTRKERRRHRG; this comes from the coding sequence ATGGATCCTGGCTGTGAACCCTTGTCACTCCCATTTGCTTTCTTATCATCCATAGAAAATATGGGCTCAACTTTGTGTCTCTTCATGTTCATGCGCTTTCTCCTTTTACTCTCATCTTTTTATCCAGTGGTGGCTGACTCTTCCTCTTTTATGCAGCAGCCACTGTGCCATGATAGTGAGAGCTCTGCCTTGCTTCAGTTCAAGCAAAGCTTTTTGATTGATGGGCATGCCTCTGGTGATCCTTCTGCTTATCCAAAAGTTGCAATGTGGAAATCCCATGGAGAAGAAGGAAGTGATTGCTGCTCTTGGGATGGTGTTGAGTGTGACAGGGAGACTGGCCATGTGATCGGCCTTCACCTTGCCAGCAGTTGTCTCTATGGTTCTATCAACTCCAGCAACACCCTCTTCAGTCTTGTTCATCTCCGGAGGCTTGACCTCTCTGATAATGATTTCAATTACTCTGAGATCCCATTTGGTGTTGGTCAGCTTTTAAGGCTTAGAAGTCTCAATCTCTCTGATTCTGCATTCGCCGGCCAAATCCCATCGGAACTCTTAGCACTATCCAAATTGGTTTTCCTTGATCTCTCGGGAAACCCAATGTTGCAGCTTCAAAAGCCAAGCTTGAGAAATCTGGTTCAGAACTTAGCCCACTTAAAGAAACTTCAGCTAAGCCAGGTGAACATTTCTTCAACAATACCTCATGAGTTGGAAAATTTATCTTGTTTGACAACTCTCTTTCTCAGAGGATGTGGATTGCATGGTGAATTCCCAGTGAACATTTTTCAGCTACCAAGCCTTAAGTTTCTTAGTGTGAGTCACAATCCAGATCTGATTGGGTATTTGCCTGAATTTCAGGAAACCAGTCCGTTAAAAATATTGCGTCTTACTAATACAAGTTTTTCTGGTGAGTTACCAACTTCAATTGGGAGGCTTggttctttgactgagttggaTATCAGGTTATGCAATTTCACTGGGTCGGTTCCATCTCCACTTGGTCACCTTCCCCAGTTATCCTATTTAGACCTTCAAAATAACTATTTTAGTGGCCAAATTCCTTCTTCCATGGCAAATCTTACCCAACTCACTTATTTAGACCtttctttcaataatttcaCTCTTGGGACCCTTGCTTGGCTTGGTGAGCAAACAAAACTCACTGCTTTGTATCTCCgccaaataaatttaattggaGAAATCCCATTCTCTCTTGTAAATATGAGTCAACTAACTACTCTGACTCTTGCAAGGAATCAATTGAGTGGTCAGATCCCATCTTGGCTCATGAACCTCACCCAATTAACTATATTAGATCTTGGGACAAACAATTTAGAAGGTGGAATCCCAAGTTCATTATTTGAACTTGTaaatcttcaatttctttctgTAGCAGACAATTCCTTGAATGGGACAGTGGAACTTAACATGTTACTTAAGCTCAAAAACCTCACCAGTTTCCAATTATCAAACAACAGGTTATCATTGCTCGGTTACACCAGAACCAATGTTACTCTCCCtaaatttaagcttttagggTTGGATTCATGCAACTTAACTGAGTTTCCTGATTTCCTGCAAAACCAAGATGAATTGGAGGTGCTCTCCCTCGCCAATAATAAAATTCATGGTCTAATTCCAAAGTGGATTTGGAACATAAGCCAAGAAAACCTAGGGGCTCTTGACCTTTCTGGAAACCTTTTAACCGGCTTTGACCAACATCCAGTTGTGCTTCCATGGTCCAGGTTACGCagtttaaaacttgattttaacATGTTGCAAGGACCACTTCCAATTCCACCACCATCAACCAGAGGATATTCAGTCTCTGGAAATAAACTGACCGGAGAAATTTCGCCACTTATTTGCAAGATGAGTTCTCTTATGTTACTTGATTTGTCTAGTAACAATTTGAGTGGCAGGATTCCCCAATGTCTGGCCAACTTGAGCAAATCTCTGTCCGTACTGGATCTGGGAAGCAACAGCCTTGATGGCCCCATTCCTCAAACATGCACAGTGCCAAACAATTTGAGGGTGATTGATTTAGGTGAAAATCAATTCCAAGGCCAAATACCAAGATCATTTGCCAATTGCATGATGCTCGAGCACCTTGTTCTCGGAAACAATCAAATCGAtgatattttccctttttggctTGGAGCCCTCCCACAACTACAGGTTCTTATTTTGAGATCCAACAGATTCCATGGTGCAATAGGGAGCTGGCACTCCAATTTCAGGTTTCCCAAGTTGCGCATCGTCGACCTCTCTGACAATAAGTTTATAGGTGATTTGCCATCAGAGTATTTCCAAAATTGGGATGCCATGAAACTTACAGATATTGCAAACGACCTTAGGTACATGCAGGCACGCCCAGAGTTTCAAATCCCAGGGTATGGATGGACTGCCCGGGTCCGTTACATGTACTCAATGACAATGACAAATAGAGGTATGCAGAGGTTTTATGAGAAGATCCCTGATATTTTCATAGCAATTGATTTCTCAGGCAACAATTTCAAAGGACAAATTCCAACCTCCGTTGGGAACCTCAATGGGCTTCATTTGCTGAACCTTGGCAGCAATAATCTTACTGGCCATATCCCATCCTCCCTGGGGGACCTAACACAGCTGGAGTCATTGGATCTTTCCCAGAACCAGCTCTCAGGAGAGATCCCTTTGCAACTAACAAGGCTAACATTCCTTGCATTCTTCAATGTGTCTCATAATCATCTGACGGGGCCTATACCACAAGGAAATCAATTTACAACATTTCCAAATGCTTCCTTTGATGGGAACCCGGGATTGTGTGGAAGTCCTTTGTCAAGGGCATGTGGAAGTTCCAAGGCATCACCACCAACATCTTCATCCTCTAAACAGGGTTCAACTAGTGAATT